One genomic segment of Scomber japonicus isolate fScoJap1 chromosome 23, fScoJap1.pri, whole genome shotgun sequence includes these proteins:
- the LOC128385169 gene encoding interferon gamma-like has protein sequence MVNTARAVVCLTLWLAVCQVRGSYIPPEMNKTIQNLLQHYKISNAQRFNGQPVFSKDPLNGKMETKMVFMRAVLDTYEKLIERMKKQVSNPHIAATQEHSASSVAPAVPTVAPGTDSNANAGAMAKESGLKKELGFLLTKITQLKRTYKEEEKFLHSLKKLGDIKMDDMVVQSKALWELPWLYEEASTLVEVNQRRRRRRRQARKFKTRPQLH, from the exons ATGGTAAACACGGCGAGAGCAGTGGTCTGTTTGACTCTCTGGCTGGCTGTATGTCAAGTCAGAGGCTCTTACATCCCACCAGAGATGAACAAAACCATCCAGAACCTCCTGCAGCACTAT AAAATTTCAAATGCCCAGAGGTTTAACGGGCAACCGGTCTTCTCCAAGGACCCACTGAATGGCAAAATGGAG ACAAAGATGGTGTTTATGCGTGCTGTTTTGGACACCTATGAAAAGCTGATTGAGCGCATGAAGAAGCAGGTGTCGAATCCCCACATAGCTGCAACCCAGGAACACTCTGCCTCTTCTGTCGCCCCTGCTGTCCCCACCGTCGCCCCTGGCACTGACAGTAATGCCAACGCAGGAGCAATGGCAAAGGAAAGTGGTCTCAAGAAGGAGTTGGGTTTCCTTCTGACGAAGATCACACAACTGAAGAGGACctacaaagaggaagaaaagtttCTGCACAGTCTGAAGAAACTTGGAGACATCAAG ATGGATGACATGGTCGTCCAGAGCAAAGCACTGTGGGAGCTCCCGTGGCTGTACGAGGAGGCAAGCACACTGGTCGAAGTGAATCAGCGGAGGAGGAGGCGAAGACGGCAAGCACGGAAGTTCAAAACACGCCCTcaattacattaa